In one Kitasatospora cineracea genomic region, the following are encoded:
- a CDS encoding enhanced serine sensitivity protein SseB, whose product MGFPLDGVLEGGAWPANELEQVLTAALGDPGATPRVIEVLARSQVWIPLPSGTAPDADSLDLPTLELAGAPYVPVYSSQEQYLQHCPGIPFAIAPMWEFARGLPLGIGIAVNPEAPVGIPVPPEGVGELRRGPRGEQWEAQGVAEGARVALKEPEPHQEPYAFLAAATGELVALPGVLTARRALARVEGEPTLLYVGVQLDPAAPADPAEVNTALGRALGTAPPSWGVHLVLLDLVADPVVEWMLGRVQPFYVRP is encoded by the coding sequence ATGGGGTTCCCGCTGGACGGGGTGCTGGAGGGCGGGGCCTGGCCGGCCAACGAGCTGGAGCAGGTGCTGACGGCCGCGCTCGGCGACCCCGGGGCGACGCCCCGGGTGATCGAGGTGCTGGCCCGCAGCCAGGTGTGGATCCCGCTGCCGTCCGGCACCGCGCCGGACGCCGACTCGCTGGACCTGCCGACGCTGGAGCTGGCCGGTGCGCCGTACGTCCCGGTGTACTCCTCGCAGGAGCAGTACCTGCAGCACTGCCCGGGCATCCCGTTCGCGATCGCCCCGATGTGGGAGTTCGCCCGCGGGCTGCCGCTGGGCATCGGCATCGCGGTCAACCCGGAGGCGCCGGTGGGCATCCCGGTGCCGCCGGAGGGCGTCGGCGAGCTGCGGCGCGGGCCGCGCGGCGAGCAGTGGGAGGCGCAGGGGGTGGCCGAGGGCGCCCGGGTCGCGCTCAAGGAGCCCGAGCCGCACCAGGAGCCGTACGCCTTCCTGGCCGCCGCGACCGGCGAACTCGTCGCGCTGCCGGGCGTCCTGACGGCCCGTCGGGCACTGGCCCGGGTGGAGGGCGAGCCGACCCTGCTGTACGTCGGCGTGCAGCTGGACCCGGCGGCCCCCGCCGACCCGGCCGAGGTGAACACCGCGCTGGGCCGGGCGCTCGGAACCGCGCCGCCCAGCTGGGGCGTCCACCTGGTGCTGCTCGACCTGGTGGCCGACCCGGTGGTGGAGTGGATGCTGGGGCGGGTGCAGCCCTTCTACGTGCGGCCGTGA
- the gcvT gene encoding glycine cleavage system aminomethyltransferase GcvT, with the protein MSLRLTALDALHRSLGATMTDFAGWDMPLRYGSEREEHLAVRTRAGLFDLSHMGEITVSGPQAGELLDHALVGFISALGVLRARYTMICREDGGILDDLIVYRTAEDEYLVVANASNAQVVLDALTERAAGFDAAVRDDRDAYALLAVQGPEANGILAKLTDADLPGLKYYALLPATVAGRQVWLARTGYTGEDGFEVFCAPADAEHLWTALTEAGTAEGLVPCGLSCRDTLRLEAGMPLYGHELSTGLTPFDAGLGRVVRFDKTTNGGAFVGRKALEEAAAAAEAKAPRKLVGLVSEGKRVPRAEYSVVDAEGAVIGRITSGSPSPTLGKPIAIAYVDAAHAEPGTAVAVDVRGKAEPVEVVALPFYKRAR; encoded by the coding sequence GTGTCCCTCCGCCTGACCGCGCTCGACGCGCTGCACCGCTCGCTCGGCGCCACCATGACCGACTTCGCGGGCTGGGACATGCCGCTGCGCTACGGCAGCGAGCGCGAGGAGCACCTCGCGGTCCGCACCCGGGCCGGCCTGTTCGACCTCTCGCACATGGGCGAGATCACCGTCTCCGGCCCGCAGGCCGGCGAGCTGCTCGACCACGCGCTGGTCGGCTTCATCTCGGCGCTCGGCGTGCTGCGCGCCCGCTACACCATGATCTGCCGCGAGGACGGCGGCATCCTGGACGACCTGATCGTCTACCGCACCGCCGAGGACGAGTACCTGGTGGTCGCCAACGCCTCCAACGCCCAGGTGGTGCTGGACGCGCTGACCGAGCGCGCGGCCGGCTTCGACGCCGCCGTCCGCGACGACCGGGACGCCTACGCGCTGCTCGCCGTCCAGGGCCCGGAGGCGAACGGCATCCTGGCCAAGCTGACCGACGCCGACCTGCCCGGCCTCAAGTACTACGCCCTGCTGCCCGCCACCGTGGCCGGCCGCCAGGTCTGGCTGGCCCGCACCGGCTACACCGGCGAGGACGGCTTCGAGGTGTTCTGCGCCCCCGCCGACGCCGAGCACCTGTGGACCGCGCTGACCGAGGCCGGCACCGCCGAGGGCCTGGTCCCGTGCGGCCTGTCCTGCCGCGACACGCTGCGCCTGGAGGCGGGCATGCCGCTGTACGGGCACGAGCTGTCCACCGGGCTGACCCCGTTCGACGCGGGCCTCGGCCGGGTGGTGCGCTTCGACAAGACCACCAACGGCGGCGCCTTCGTCGGCCGCAAGGCCCTGGAGGAGGCCGCCGCCGCGGCCGAGGCCAAGGCGCCGCGCAAGCTGGTCGGCTTGGTCTCCGAGGGCAAGCGCGTCCCGCGCGCCGAGTACTCCGTGGTGGACGCCGAGGGCGCCGTGATCGGCCGGATCACCTCCGGCTCGCCGTCCCCGACCCTGGGCAAGCCGATCGCCATCGCGTACGTGGACGCCGCGCACGCCGAGCCGGGCACCGCCGTCGCGGTGGACGTGCGCGGCAAGGCCGAGCCGGTCGAGGTCGTCGCGCTGCCGTTCTACAAGCGCGCCCGCTGA
- the gcvH gene encoding glycine cleavage system protein GcvH has translation MSNPTHLQYTKEHEWLTAAVDGVSTVGITAHAADALGDIVYVQLPAVGDTVTAGETCGELESTKSVSDLFSPATGEVTEVNQAVIDEPALVNSEPFEGGWLFKVRVEATDELLDADGYTAFTGA, from the coding sequence ATGAGCAACCCCACGCACCTGCAGTACACCAAGGAGCACGAGTGGCTGACCGCCGCCGTGGACGGGGTGTCGACGGTCGGCATCACCGCGCACGCGGCCGACGCCCTCGGCGACATCGTCTACGTCCAGCTCCCTGCGGTGGGTGACACCGTCACCGCGGGTGAGACCTGTGGCGAGCTTGAGTCCACCAAGTCGGTCAGCGACCTCTTCTCCCCCGCCACCGGCGAGGTCACCGAGGTCAACCAGGCCGTCATCGACGAGCCGGCCCTGGTCAACTCGGAGCCCTTCGAGGGCGGTTGGCTGTTCAAGGTCCGGGTCGAGGCGACCGACGAGCTGCTCGACGCCGACGGCTACACCGCCTTCACCGGCGCCTGA
- the glyA gene encoding serine hydroxymethyltransferase, protein MTVLNQSLHALDPEIAAAVDAELHRQQTTLEMIASENFAPVAVMEAQGSVLTNKYAEGYPGRRYYGGCEHVDVVEQIAIDRIKELFGAEHANVQPHSGAQANAAAMFALIQPGDTILGLNLAHGGHLTHGMKINFSGKLYNVAAYHVDEKTGQVDMAEVERLAKEHQPKLIIAGWSAYPRQLDFAEFRRVADEVGALLMVDMAHFAGLVAAGLHPSPVPYADVVTTTTHKTLGGPRGGVILSKAEWAKKINSAVFPGQQGGPLEHVIAAKAVAFKVAASEEFKERQQRTLEGAKILAERLLQDDVTASGVSVLSGGTDVHLVLVDLRNSELNGQDAEDRLHEVGITVNRNAVPNDPRPPMVTSGLRIGTPALATRGFDAADFREVADVIAEALKPGFDGEKAEALKARVSALAAKHPLYPEL, encoded by the coding sequence ATGACGGTCCTGAACCAGTCCCTCCACGCGCTCGACCCGGAGATCGCCGCCGCGGTCGACGCCGAGCTGCACCGCCAGCAGACCACCCTGGAAATGATCGCCTCCGAGAACTTCGCCCCGGTGGCGGTCATGGAGGCCCAGGGCTCGGTGCTCACCAACAAGTACGCCGAGGGCTACCCCGGCCGCCGCTACTACGGCGGCTGCGAGCACGTCGACGTGGTCGAGCAGATCGCCATCGACCGGATCAAGGAGCTGTTCGGCGCCGAGCACGCCAACGTGCAGCCGCACTCCGGCGCGCAGGCGAACGCCGCGGCGATGTTCGCGCTGATCCAGCCGGGCGACACCATCCTGGGCCTGAACCTGGCCCACGGCGGCCACCTGACCCACGGCATGAAGATCAACTTCTCCGGCAAGCTCTACAACGTGGCCGCGTACCACGTGGACGAGAAGACCGGCCAGGTCGACATGGCCGAGGTCGAGCGCCTCGCCAAGGAGCACCAGCCCAAGCTGATCATCGCCGGCTGGTCCGCCTACCCCCGCCAGCTGGACTTCGCCGAGTTCCGCCGGGTCGCGGACGAGGTCGGCGCCCTGCTGATGGTCGACATGGCGCACTTCGCCGGCCTGGTCGCCGCCGGCCTGCACCCCTCCCCGGTGCCGTACGCGGACGTGGTCACCACCACCACCCACAAGACCCTGGGCGGCCCGCGCGGCGGCGTCATCCTCTCCAAGGCCGAGTGGGCCAAGAAGATCAACTCCGCGGTCTTCCCCGGCCAGCAGGGCGGCCCGCTCGAGCACGTGATCGCCGCCAAGGCCGTCGCGTTCAAGGTCGCGGCCTCCGAGGAGTTCAAGGAGCGCCAGCAGCGCACCCTGGAAGGCGCCAAGATCCTCGCCGAGCGCCTGCTCCAGGACGACGTGACCGCCTCCGGCGTCTCCGTGCTGTCCGGCGGCACCGACGTGCACCTGGTCCTGGTCGACCTGCGCAACAGCGAGCTCAACGGCCAGGACGCCGAGGACCGCCTGCACGAGGTCGGCATCACGGTCAACCGCAACGCCGTCCCGAACGACCCGCGCCCGCCGATGGTCACCTCCGGCCTGCGCATCGGCACCCCGGCGCTGGCCACCCGCGGCTTCGACGCCGCGGACTTCCGCGAGGTCGCCGACGTCATCGCCGAGGCCCTCAAGCCCGGCTTCGACGGCGAGAAGGCCGAGGCCCTCAAGGCCCGGGTGAGCGCGCTCGCCGCCAAGCACCCGCTCTACCCGGAGCTGTAA
- a CDS encoding L-serine ammonia-lyase, producing the protein MAISVFDLFSIGIGPSSSHTVGPMRAARMFARRLNSEGLLERVATVRAELYGSLGATGHGHGTPKAVLLGLENHSPRTVDVDRADLDVERIRAEKRLSLLGRHEIPFDPDHDLVLHRRKALPYHANGMALWAYDASGETLLEKTYYSVGGGFVVDEDAIGEARVKPDDTALRHPFRTGEELLRLTRETGLSISGLMLENEKAWRTEAEIRAGLLEIWAVMKECVAAGMSREGILPGGLKVRRRAASAARALRAEGIGPGNAMEWVTLYAMAVNEENASGRRVVTAPTNGAAGIIPAVLHYYLNFIPGADEDGIVRFLLAAGAIGMLFKENASISGAEVGCQGEVGSACSMAAGGLAEVLGGSPEQVENAAEIGIEHNLGLTCDPVGGLVQIPCIERNGMASVKAVTAARMALRGDGRHHVSLDKAIKTMKETGADMKVKYKETSRGGLAVNVIEC; encoded by the coding sequence GTGGCCATCAGCGTCTTCGACCTCTTCTCCATCGGCATCGGCCCCTCCTCCTCGCACACCGTGGGCCCGATGCGCGCGGCCCGGATGTTCGCCCGCCGCCTCAACTCCGAGGGCCTGCTGGAGCGGGTCGCCACCGTCCGCGCCGAGCTGTACGGCTCGCTCGGCGCCACCGGGCACGGCCACGGCACCCCCAAGGCCGTCCTGCTCGGCCTGGAGAACCACTCCCCCCGCACGGTCGACGTCGACCGCGCCGACCTCGACGTCGAACGGATCCGCGCCGAGAAGCGGCTCAGCCTGCTCGGCCGCCACGAGATCCCGTTCGACCCGGACCACGACCTGGTCCTGCACCGCCGCAAGGCCCTCCCCTACCACGCCAACGGCATGGCCCTGTGGGCCTACGACGCCTCCGGCGAGACGCTGCTGGAGAAGACCTACTACTCGGTCGGCGGCGGCTTCGTGGTGGACGAGGACGCCATCGGCGAGGCCCGGGTCAAGCCCGACGACACCGCCCTGCGCCACCCCTTCCGCACCGGCGAGGAACTGCTGCGCCTGACCCGGGAGACCGGGCTGTCCATCTCCGGCCTGATGCTGGAGAACGAGAAGGCCTGGCGCACCGAGGCCGAGATCCGGGCCGGGCTGCTGGAGATCTGGGCCGTCATGAAGGAGTGCGTCGCGGCCGGCATGTCCCGCGAGGGCATCCTCCCCGGCGGGCTCAAGGTCCGCCGCCGGGCCGCGAGCGCGGCCCGCGCGCTGCGCGCCGAGGGCATCGGGCCGGGCAACGCGATGGAGTGGGTCACCCTCTACGCGATGGCCGTCAACGAGGAGAACGCCTCCGGCCGCCGCGTCGTCACCGCCCCCACCAACGGCGCCGCCGGCATCATCCCGGCCGTCCTGCACTACTACCTGAACTTCATCCCGGGCGCCGACGAGGACGGCATCGTCCGCTTCCTGCTCGCCGCGGGCGCGATCGGCATGCTCTTCAAGGAGAACGCCTCCATCTCCGGTGCCGAGGTCGGCTGCCAGGGCGAGGTCGGCTCCGCCTGCTCGATGGCCGCCGGCGGCCTCGCCGAGGTCCTCGGCGGGAGCCCCGAACAGGTCGAGAACGCCGCCGAGATCGGCATCGAGCACAACCTCGGCCTCACCTGCGACCCGGTCGGCGGCCTGGTCCAGATCCCCTGCATCGAGCGCAACGGCATGGCCTCCGTGAAGGCCGTCACCGCCGCCCGGATGGCCCTGCGCGGCGACGGCCGGCACCACGTCTCGCTCGACAAGGCGATCAAGACCATGAAGGAGACCGGCGCCGACATGAAGGTCAAGTACAAGGAGACCTCGCGCGGAGGCCTCGCCGTGAACGTCATCGAGTGCTAG
- a CDS encoding ATP-binding protein has translation MVLADLERLTPEEMEHLFFGVLSDPDAAEEVRLPSRPESAGVARRLVLSVLRTWKLHQLLEAGELLTGELVANAIRHTGGRMIGLKVTRRPGWLRVEVRDSSRALPCLIVAPEVGYQNGNGLRLVESLADRWGADLLPRGKGVWFEMKIRERAAAVAAAR, from the coding sequence GTGGTGCTGGCCGACCTGGAGCGGCTGACGCCGGAGGAGATGGAGCACCTCTTCTTCGGCGTGCTCAGCGATCCCGACGCCGCCGAGGAAGTCCGGCTGCCCTCCCGCCCGGAGTCGGCCGGGGTGGCCCGGCGGCTGGTGCTCTCGGTGTTACGGACGTGGAAACTCCACCAGCTGCTGGAGGCGGGGGAGTTGCTCACGGGTGAACTGGTGGCCAACGCCATCCGGCACACCGGCGGTCGGATGATCGGACTGAAGGTGACCCGTCGCCCCGGCTGGCTCCGGGTCGAGGTCCGGGACTCCTCGCGCGCCCTGCCCTGCCTGATCGTCGCCCCCGAGGTCGGCTACCAGAACGGCAACGGCCTGCGCCTGGTGGAGTCGCTCGCCGACCGCTGGGGCGCCGACCTGCTGCCGCGCGGCAAGGGCGTCTGGTTCGAGATGAAGATCCGCGAACGGGCCGCCGCCGTCGCAGCCGCCCGCTGA
- a CDS encoding L,D-transpeptidase, giving the protein MRGGYVVGALAGALVLMATAGCSSGATGSDDAKGAAASAGATAGDTKPAASTATIAIAPADGTTGVKPTGEVKVTAGNGKLTSVKVTGPDGVEVPGQLGADGSWAPTGTLQVATAYTVDALAEDAKGAVANARSGFTTLTPDKEAGTSDNIADNGEYGVGMIVSVTFKRAVKNKDAVLGGITFEASDGTTVKGHWFGDKRVDFRPESYWKPGTKVTIHYKLKNVETSPGVYGDVDKDEPFTIGRSQISTVDVNTHKMAVVRDGQQVDTVEFTAGKAGYDTWNGVMVVEAKEGTTRMTSAGVTKEGSGDEYDLVVPHAMRLTDSGTYVHGNSWSAGVIGHSNGSHGCIGVTDTKTGSASAPAGKLYDSSLVGDVFKVVNSKGKTVDPSNGLSGWNTPWAQW; this is encoded by the coding sequence ATGCGCGGGGGATACGTGGTGGGGGCGCTCGCGGGTGCCCTGGTGCTGATGGCCACGGCCGGCTGCAGCTCCGGCGCGACCGGGTCGGACGACGCGAAGGGCGCCGCGGCCAGCGCCGGCGCGACGGCCGGTGACACCAAGCCGGCCGCGTCGACCGCCACCATCGCCATCGCCCCCGCCGACGGCACCACCGGGGTGAAGCCGACCGGCGAGGTCAAGGTGACGGCCGGCAACGGCAAGCTCACCTCGGTCAAGGTCACCGGCCCGGACGGCGTCGAGGTGCCCGGCCAGCTCGGCGCCGACGGCAGCTGGGCCCCCACCGGCACCCTCCAGGTGGCCACCGCCTACACCGTGGACGCGCTCGCCGAGGACGCCAAGGGCGCGGTCGCCAACGCGCGCTCCGGCTTCACCACCCTCACCCCCGACAAGGAGGCCGGCACCAGCGACAACATCGCCGACAACGGGGAGTACGGCGTCGGCATGATCGTCTCGGTGACCTTCAAGCGGGCGGTGAAGAACAAGGACGCGGTGCTGGGCGGCATCACCTTCGAGGCCTCCGACGGCACGACGGTCAAGGGCCACTGGTTCGGCGACAAGCGGGTCGACTTCCGGCCGGAGAGCTACTGGAAGCCCGGCACCAAGGTCACCATCCACTACAAGCTGAAGAACGTGGAGACCTCGCCCGGCGTCTACGGCGACGTGGACAAGGACGAGCCGTTCACCATCGGCCGCTCGCAGATCTCCACCGTCGACGTCAACACCCACAAGATGGCGGTCGTCCGGGACGGCCAGCAGGTCGACACCGTCGAGTTCACCGCCGGCAAGGCCGGCTACGACACCTGGAACGGCGTCATGGTGGTGGAGGCCAAGGAGGGCACCACCCGGATGACCTCGGCCGGCGTCACCAAGGAGGGCTCCGGCGACGAGTACGACCTGGTGGTTCCGCACGCCATGAGGTTGACGGACTCGGGCACCTACGTGCACGGCAACTCGTGGAGCGCGGGCGTGATCGGGCACTCCAACGGCAGCCACGGCTGCATCGGCGTGACCGACACCAAGACCGGCAGCGCGAGCGCCCCGGCGGGCAAGCTCTACGACTCCAGCCTGGTCGGGGACGTGTTCAAGGTGGTCAACTCCAAGGGCAAGACGGTCGACCCGTCCAACGGCCTGAGCGGCTGGAACACCCCCTGGGCGCAGTGGTGA
- a CDS encoding L,D-transpeptidase codes for METVGKSWAVAGHGRRAGRSAAALLVGGALLLGTAACNDGGGATGSTDAKGSASAGSSSSTDAAPKVSAAQLTVTPADGATDVQPKDGLQVAVAGGKLTTVEVTDKNGKAVDGSISADGLSWKPAGQLAVGTTYTVAAQAVDPAGLVAASTTSFTTLTPAKTASTNDNIADNGNYGVGMIVSVRFGKAIKNKDAVLGGVTVTGSDGTVAKGHWFGDSRLDFRPENFWTPGTKVTVKYRLKNVEVAPGVYGDIDKDEPFTIGRYQVSTVDAAAHTMTVDRGNGKTETVPITAGNDQNASWNGTMVISSKEKVTRMNSATVSNVKGDEYDVPDVPHAMRLTTSGTYVHGNYWSSAFGKSNASHGCIGVADAKGGSDSSAAGKFFNSSIVGDVVRIKNSKGQTVSGDNGWSGWTIPWSKW; via the coding sequence GTGGAGACGGTTGGCAAGTCCTGGGCGGTGGCGGGGCACGGGCGCCGGGCCGGGCGGTCGGCGGCGGCCCTGCTGGTCGGTGGTGCGCTGCTGCTGGGCACCGCGGCCTGCAACGACGGTGGCGGCGCCACCGGTTCGACGGACGCCAAGGGGTCGGCGAGCGCCGGGAGCTCGTCCTCGACCGACGCCGCCCCGAAGGTCTCGGCCGCCCAGCTGACCGTCACCCCGGCCGACGGGGCCACCGACGTGCAGCCCAAGGACGGCCTGCAGGTCGCGGTGGCCGGCGGCAAGCTCACCACGGTCGAGGTGACCGACAAGAACGGCAAGGCGGTGGACGGCAGCATCTCCGCCGACGGCCTGAGCTGGAAGCCGGCCGGCCAGCTGGCGGTCGGCACCACCTACACCGTCGCCGCGCAGGCGGTCGACCCGGCGGGCCTGGTGGCCGCCTCGACCACCAGCTTCACCACGCTGACCCCGGCGAAGACCGCCTCGACCAACGACAACATCGCCGACAACGGCAACTACGGCGTCGGCATGATCGTCTCGGTCCGGTTCGGCAAGGCGATCAAGAACAAGGACGCGGTGCTGGGCGGCGTCACCGTCACCGGCTCCGACGGCACGGTGGCCAAGGGCCACTGGTTCGGCGACAGCCGGCTGGACTTCCGGCCGGAGAACTTCTGGACGCCGGGCACCAAGGTGACGGTCAAGTACCGCCTGAAGAACGTCGAGGTGGCACCCGGCGTGTACGGCGACATCGACAAGGACGAGCCGTTCACCATCGGCCGCTACCAGGTCTCCACGGTGGACGCGGCGGCCCACACCATGACGGTGGACCGGGGCAACGGCAAGACCGAGACCGTCCCGATCACCGCGGGCAACGACCAGAACGCCTCCTGGAACGGCACCATGGTGATCTCCTCCAAGGAGAAGGTCACCCGGATGAACTCGGCGACCGTCTCCAACGTCAAGGGCGACGAGTACGACGTCCCGGACGTGCCGCACGCGATGCGCCTGACCACCAGCGGCACCTACGTGCACGGCAACTACTGGAGCAGCGCCTTCGGCAAGTCCAACGCCAGCCACGGCTGCATCGGCGTGGCCGACGCCAAGGGCGGCAGCGACAGCTCGGCGGCGGGCAAGTTCTTCAACTCCTCGATCGTCGGGGACGTGGTGCGGATCAAGAACTCCAAGGGCCAGACCGTCTCCGGCGACAACGGCTGGAGCGGCTGGACCATCCCGTGGAGCAAGTGGTAG
- a CDS encoding L,D-transpeptidase produces the protein MRAAVRLWVRRTAAVAGLVLLAGCSGGGGGGADRHPGDVAAAPPVSRARLSVRPGDGAQDVPADGPVEVAVAEGRLLAVRLADDRGTAVPGTLSADGARWTPDRRLATATAYTLDAVAEDAAGLRAAQHAAFATAAPAHTFAGFFTPEDGSTVGVGMPVSLRFSHPIADRAVVEKAVAVVADPPLEVAAHWFGDQRLDFRPEEYWPAGTKVTLLLRLKDVEGAPGYLGTQDKDVHFTVGRALVAAVDLDAHTMTVRRDGEVLRVLPVSAGSPEHGTYLGTMVVSERHEVTRMNSQTVGLGDEYDIKDVPHALRLTASGTFVHGNYWSDPAVFGAANTSHGCIGLPDTKGGSADSPAGWLYRHTITGDVVEVRGSRGERVAPDNGLSDWNLRWSQWTAGSALRTGRHPGGG, from the coding sequence ATGCGCGCCGCGGTACGGCTCTGGGTGCGGCGGACGGCGGCGGTGGCCGGCCTGGTGCTGCTGGCGGGCTGCTCCGGCGGGGGCGGCGGCGGGGCCGACCGGCATCCGGGGGACGTGGCGGCCGCCCCGCCGGTCTCCCGGGCCCGGCTCTCGGTGCGGCCCGGCGACGGCGCGCAGGACGTCCCGGCCGACGGCCCGGTCGAGGTCGCGGTCGCCGAGGGCCGGCTGCTGGCCGTCCGGCTCGCCGACGACCGCGGCACCGCCGTCCCCGGCACGCTCAGCGCCGACGGCGCCCGCTGGACGCCCGACCGCCGGCTGGCCACCGCCACCGCCTACACCCTGGACGCGGTCGCCGAGGACGCCGCCGGCCTGCGCGCCGCCCAGCACGCCGCCTTCGCCACCGCCGCCCCCGCGCACACCTTCGCCGGCTTCTTCACCCCCGAGGACGGCTCCACCGTCGGCGTCGGCATGCCGGTCTCGCTGCGCTTCTCGCACCCGATCGCCGACCGGGCCGTGGTCGAGAAGGCCGTCGCGGTGGTCGCCGACCCGCCGCTGGAGGTCGCCGCGCACTGGTTCGGCGACCAGCGGCTGGACTTCCGCCCCGAGGAGTACTGGCCGGCCGGGACGAAGGTCACCCTGCTGCTGCGGCTCAAGGACGTCGAGGGCGCGCCCGGCTACCTCGGCACCCAGGACAAGGACGTGCACTTCACCGTCGGCCGCGCGCTGGTGGCCGCCGTCGACCTGGACGCGCACACCATGACCGTCCGCCGGGACGGCGAGGTGCTGCGGGTGCTGCCGGTCAGCGCCGGCAGCCCCGAGCACGGCACCTACCTGGGCACCATGGTGGTCTCCGAGCGCCACGAGGTGACCCGGATGAACTCGCAGACCGTCGGCCTCGGCGACGAGTACGACATCAAGGACGTCCCGCACGCGCTGCGGCTGACCGCCTCCGGCACCTTCGTGCACGGCAACTACTGGAGCGACCCCGCGGTGTTCGGCGCCGCCAACACCAGCCACGGCTGCATCGGCCTGCCCGACACCAAGGGCGGCTCCGCCGACTCCCCGGCCGGCTGGCTCTACCGGCACACCATCACCGGGGACGTGGTGGAGGTCCGCGGCTCCCGCGGCGAGCGGGTCGCCCCCGACAACGGCCTCTCCGACTGGAACCTGCGCTGGTCGCAGTGGACGGCGGGGAGCGCGTTGCGGACCGGCCGGCATCCGGGGGGTGGGTGA